In the Corynebacterium suedekumii genome, one interval contains:
- a CDS encoding suppressor of fused domain protein, which translates to MTDLGEGQRLGCTVDFAVVDTGLETADEALPVRSELLAVATAGEQQIIDVLAAAATMLIDAAGVLPAQPGTMLPNLAEKAGLSDVSVAHGLFVPPYLWGGQVPRMTEEGRLTVLLQLVMLTDAEHAFAVEEGVGALQQELGSAGIDLLDWQR; encoded by the coding sequence GTGACCGATCTCGGTGAGGGGCAGCGGTTGGGCTGCACCGTTGATTTCGCGGTCGTCGATACGGGGCTGGAGACGGCCGACGAGGCCCTGCCGGTACGTTCGGAGCTGCTCGCCGTCGCGACGGCGGGGGAGCAGCAGATCATCGACGTCCTGGCGGCCGCCGCCACCATGCTTATCGACGCCGCCGGGGTCCTCCCCGCACAGCCCGGCACGATGCTGCCGAACCTTGCGGAGAAGGCCGGACTCAGTGACGTTAGCGTCGCCCACGGCCTGTTCGTCCCGCCGTACCTGTGGGGCGGGCAGGTGCCGCGCATGACCGAGGAGGGCCGGCTGACGGTGCTCCTGCAGCTGGTGATGCTCACCGACGCGGAACACGCCTTCGCGGTGGAGGAGGGCGTGGGGGCCCTCCAGCAGGAACTGGGGTCCGCGGGGATCGATCTCCTGGATTGGCAGCGCTGA
- a CDS encoding DNA polymerase III subunit gamma and tau — protein MALYRKYRPASFAELVGQEQVTRPLSVALDSGRINHAYLFSGPRGCGKTSSARILARSLNCIEGPTSNPCGVCPSCVSLAPGGSGNLDVTELDAASHRGVEDMRELRESAYFAPAESRYRVFIIDEAHMITREGSNALLKIVEEPPEHLIFIFATTEPEKVIGTIRSRTHHYPFRLLTPLAMRGLLERTVAAEGVPVEDSVYPLVIRAGGGSPRDSLSILDQLIAGTGEQGLTYDLALPLLGVTDLSLIDATVDALAAGDRAALFQTVDDVIEAGHDPRRFVEDLLDRLRDLMILQAVPEALDLGLVDAPTDRADILRDEAANFTAAQLAHLSTTVNERIADMRGATSPRLLLEILCAHLLLPAQPVQGAGVAHAGAQAAAVAQPAPAATPEQGVDQQPRRVFERPSVRRAREEAEQQAAQPERKPDPVQPEEPEKQAPVAPPRAPEPTPEPEKQPEPVRAEEPTPTPTPEPTRGPTESAADPVETIRARWSQVRARISEKNKIAGIMLAEARVLGLRDDTLILGHNTGALAERLNEESKNRDIAAVISEEAGRSLKVHCVIGTDPSAAGFDAPAPKQPAWNPQRQADGGQESRDEPEPTEEPESPAPTPDPAPPATAGWGTPRPLGGSAPEAAPEPQTEKRPEAAQQPEQPAQQPARKPWEQAVERGRAKMAERAARPQFDNGVPLPPEPEEEFAAPPEDHHPAPRRQMTPPAPQPAPAPTPPQAEPTPDPEASRREEEKMMAEEAQQPGTFDRRDATTIAVELLTQELGARKL, from the coding sequence GTGGCTCTCTACCGGAAGTACCGTCCCGCCTCCTTCGCTGAACTCGTCGGCCAGGAGCAGGTGACGCGACCGTTGTCCGTCGCCCTCGACTCGGGACGCATCAACCACGCCTACCTCTTCTCCGGCCCGCGTGGCTGTGGAAAGACCTCGTCGGCGCGCATCCTCGCCCGCTCCCTCAACTGCATCGAGGGGCCCACCTCGAACCCGTGCGGCGTGTGCCCGTCGTGTGTGTCGCTGGCCCCGGGCGGGTCCGGCAACCTCGACGTCACGGAGCTCGACGCCGCCTCCCACCGCGGCGTGGAGGACATGCGGGAGCTGCGGGAGTCCGCGTACTTCGCCCCCGCCGAGTCCCGCTACCGCGTCTTCATCATCGACGAGGCGCACATGATCACCCGCGAGGGGTCGAACGCGCTGCTCAAGATAGTGGAGGAGCCGCCGGAGCACCTCATCTTCATCTTCGCCACCACGGAGCCGGAGAAGGTCATCGGCACGATCCGGTCGCGCACCCACCACTACCCGTTCCGGTTGCTCACCCCGCTGGCCATGCGCGGGCTGCTCGAGCGCACCGTCGCTGCCGAGGGCGTGCCCGTCGAGGACTCGGTCTACCCGCTGGTCATCCGCGCCGGCGGCGGATCGCCGCGTGACTCCCTGTCCATCCTCGACCAGCTCATCGCCGGTACCGGGGAGCAGGGGCTGACCTATGATCTGGCCCTCCCGTTGTTGGGGGTCACCGATCTCTCCCTCATCGACGCCACCGTGGACGCACTCGCCGCAGGTGACCGCGCCGCCCTGTTCCAGACCGTCGACGACGTCATCGAGGCCGGCCACGACCCCCGCCGCTTCGTCGAGGACCTCCTCGACCGCCTCCGCGACCTCATGATCCTCCAGGCGGTCCCCGAGGCGCTCGACCTCGGACTCGTCGACGCCCCCACCGACCGCGCCGACATCCTCCGCGACGAGGCCGCGAACTTCACCGCCGCCCAGCTCGCCCACCTGTCCACCACCGTCAACGAGCGCATCGCCGACATGCGTGGCGCCACCTCCCCGCGCCTGCTCCTGGAGATCCTCTGCGCCCACCTGCTCCTGCCCGCCCAGCCGGTCCAGGGCGCGGGGGTCGCCCACGCCGGTGCCCAGGCCGCCGCGGTGGCACAGCCGGCCCCCGCCGCCACCCCGGAGCAGGGTGTGGACCAGCAGCCCCGCCGCGTCTTCGAGCGCCCCTCCGTCCGCCGCGCCCGGGAGGAGGCCGAACAGCAGGCCGCCCAGCCGGAGCGGAAGCCGGACCCGGTTCAGCCGGAGGAGCCGGAGAAGCAGGCACCCGTGGCTCCACCCCGCGCACCGGAGCCGACCCCCGAACCGGAGAAGCAGCCCGAGCCGGTGCGCGCAGAGGAACCGACGCCCACGCCGACCCCCGAGCCCACCCGGGGGCCGACGGAATCGGCCGCCGATCCCGTGGAGACCATCCGCGCCCGGTGGTCCCAGGTCCGCGCCCGCATCAGCGAGAAGAACAAGATCGCCGGCATCATGCTCGCCGAGGCCCGGGTCCTCGGCCTGCGGGACGACACGCTCATCCTCGGCCACAACACCGGCGCGCTGGCGGAGCGGTTGAACGAGGAGTCGAAGAACCGCGACATTGCCGCCGTGATCTCCGAGGAGGCGGGGCGCAGCCTCAAGGTGCACTGTGTCATCGGCACGGATCCCTCCGCGGCCGGGTTCGACGCCCCCGCGCCGAAGCAGCCCGCCTGGAATCCGCAGCGCCAGGCCGACGGCGGCCAGGAATCCCGGGATGAGCCGGAGCCCACCGAGGAGCCCGAGAGTCCGGCCCCCACGCCTGATCCCGCACCCCCGGCCACCGCTGGCTGGGGTACGCCGCGCCCGCTCGGCGGTTCGGCGCCTGAGGCCGCGCCTGAGCCGCAGACGGAGAAGCGGCCGGAGGCGGCGCAGCAGCCGGAACAGCCGGCCCAGCAGCCGGCCCGGAAACCCTGGGAACAGGCCGTGGAACGCGGCCGGGCGAAGATGGCCGAGCGGGCCGCCCGGCCCCAGTTCGACAACGGCGTTCCCCTGCCGCCGGAACCAGAGGAGGAGTTCGCCGCACCGCCGGAGGACCACCACCCGGCGCCGCGCCGCCAGATGACTCCGCCGGCACCGCAGCCGGCCCCCGCCCCCACTCCGCCGCAGGCGGAACCGACACCCGATCCGGAGGCCTCCCGCAGGGAGGAGGAGAAGATGATGGCGGAGGAGGCGCAGCAGCCGGGGACGTTCGACCGTCGAGACGCGACGACCATCGCGGTGGAACTGCTGACGCAGGAGCTCGGCGCACGCAAGCTGTGA